In the genome of Arachis stenosperma cultivar V10309 chromosome 2, arast.V10309.gnm1.PFL2, whole genome shotgun sequence, the window CCAACCCAATTCGTATAAACTGTGTATTTGATACTAGATTCTTATTGCACTACAAGGAGCTAGCTTGTTCTAACTGGAAAAATTAACAGGAGTAAGAATACTGAATTTTGGGTATAGATTAGAAACCAAATAACCAGTATAGTGAAGATGTTTTGAATTATTTTGCAAAAGTTGGCTGGTTCAAACCGTGTCAAAGTTGACCAGTTTAACATGGGTTTCCTGGCTTTTAAAATACATTTTTTAAGGGTTAACTTGACAAGTCGGGAATAAATTGGGTTTGAAATAATCTCTTTGGTGGAAAAAGCTTTTAGATCCCTGAGTTCTAAATTGGACTCGGAATAACTGGTTCCTGGTTTTCTAGTCTGACTGGGAACAATTTGGTTATGAAAAGATGGCAAAATTGATTACCAATATCTGTGTTGTCACATCTTTTCTGCTGATAGTATTGTTATTTGTCCAATGCTCTGCTTATTCTCCTCTAGAACACAGCGAATCATCCACATTCCCAAGCCCATCATGTTTAATACTTCCTCTTCATGTATTCTTGGGATGGTGTATCATGTAGTGTACTATAGAAATAAGGCAAAAGGTTCTGCAAATATGAAAGCACTTGGGTCACTTGGTTATGAGTTAGTCCAAGCGGTTGGAGGCTCTGAACAATTTTAACCATTGGTTTGCTAGATTGGTCTCCCCACTAGGAAATAGCTTGACCATTTGCAAAGTATGATGCTCCTTTCATCTGCATTTTGGTCACCAGAGCTGTACACTGCAAATTGTCATCTGATTGGCTGCATTTAGATTTTTGTCGACTTCCCAATTTCATCTTGGTTAATTATATGTAGCCTTCTCTGCTTCTTCATGCCTCCTTCAGATGTGTCTTCCTGCCACTTCCGTAAGTGAATCGTTAGAGGTTATTTCCTGCCACTTCTTCATGCCTCCTTCTAGACGTGTTTATTGCTTATTCTATGATATTGATAGAAATGTTTGTCATTAATGCATAGCGGAGAACCTTGCACAATCCTTGTCAATTGATGTTTATTTTTTCCCCCCAAAATAAACCAAATAACCTTTCTGCTTAGAACCTTGATTGGAAGACACAACAGCAGCAACAAGCAACAAAGCTTGATCAACAAATTATAATAATCTTTTCATAGCATAATAATGTTCGAGGAGTTCTCAACTCTCAGGTCTTGTAATTGCATATATGTAATCATTTATGCACTAAGGAGTCCTAATTATGGAACACATTCATTCTTGTTGAGCAGGGCTCAGTATATAAAGAAAGCTCGAGGATCATTCTTCCCTGAGGAGGTAATTAATCCGTAGGGTATTTTGATGGAGAAGGGAAGGAAAGGTTGATAAAATCTCTCTTTCTGGGGGACCTTCTAAAATGAGAGGGATGAAATAATCAGTTATCATTTAACCCTAAGAAAAATGTTCCTTATCAACTTTATGGATACTTTCTAGTTACTTGTTTGGTTTTAGTCTATGCCCTCTCATATTTTTTCCTTCCATTTCCTATATTTTCTCATTGAATTCCTTATCTCCTTCCTCTCTTTATGTTTGTGTGCCACCCATGATTTGCTGCCTTTTTATCTTCTAGAGAGTTTGCAAATGGATGACTCAGTTGTTGCTAGCTGTGGACTACCTGCACTCCAATCGAGTACTCCACAGAGATCTTAAGGTATTACCTATTTCCTTGTTCTGGAAGAGAAATCCTTACATGATGTTTATATTGATACaacttaatttaatttcagTGTTCCAACATACTCCTCACGAGAGACAATAACATTCAGCTAGGTATGAAGGGTTTATGCTTTGAAACCTTGTCACTTTTAGTTTCCTCCATATTCTGTTTCATGTTGCCTGAAGAATATGGATGATGCAGGTGACTTTGGTCTTGCAAAGCTACTTAATAAAGAAGACCTTCCTTCCCCGGTATTGCATATTAATATCTCATTGTTTTTCTCTGCTGCCTTCTTTGATATACTTGTTTGTAGTTGTTTCCCTTGTAGTGGACTATCAGGCCCTATGATACACAAATACTTCATTTTCAGTCACATATGTGTATCATATGCTGCATAAATATTACTACCTGAAGTTCTTAAATTTGTGACaactttttcataaaaattgtTGTATTTACATGTTTAGAACTCATTTGTATTCGCGCAACATAGGCCATGCCAAGAAATTGATGTTTTTCAATGTAAAATGGACAGCTCTTTTCCTCTTTCTCAATATTCAATTATTCATAACACTAATGATTAGATACCTATTACCTAACTAGCTACACATTGATGTTTACTTATTGTTTGCACCATTATATCTTTAGGTTATTGGAACTCCAAACTACATGTGTCCTGAGCTTCTAGATAATATACCTTACGGTTATAAATCCGATATATGGGCCCTTGGTAAGAGTTACGGATGCCTGATTCTAACAGTCGTATGATACTGACGTTGTCTAAGAATGACATCTCTTTGTATGTAAAGGTTGCTGCATGTTTGAAATCGTCGCACATCAACCAGCACTTCGTGCTCCGGTAACAACAAACTTTAAGCATCTGCAAGCATTTGGTGTTATTATTACAATGAAGTCTTCCATGGATTATTGAGCAAAATAATTTGACGAATGAATGAAACAGGACAGGGCAGGActaatcaataaaataaatagatcCTCGATTTCTCCATTTCCAATTGTTTACACTCCCACACTGTAAGTAGCTTCCTCAAAACTACTAGTAGTGACTCTATTGTTGCTTTTAAtcaatgataaaaatattttccttaAAAAGTGAACATAACCAATTAACTATATTTTAATTCAATGAAAGGTTGCCATTATTTTCCCACTGTTtcttcattatatatatatattgaaatgcTGTAACTTGAATTGAGGTGACCTATGTTCAACAGGAAACAACTGATTAAAAGCATGCTGAGGAGAAATCCAGAACATAGACCTACAGTTGAGTCCAACCTAGCCTTTGTTGAGTCTTTTGAATTAATATGGAACTGTTGATTCTTAAGCTGCTTTTCTTTGTAAACAGGCAGCCGAGTTATTAAGGCATCCTCATTTACTACCTTATGTTCTTCGCTGTCGCAATGCATCGCCTGTTTTTCTTCCGGTACATCTCATAAATAGTAGCCCAAAGGATAAAACAAAGCAATCTCCCAAAAAATCTAGTGGTGGCAGAGATCATAGAGAAAAACAAGAAGGATTTGCAAATCATATGGAGCAAGTTCGTCTTATTGAGGAAAATGCGGAGGTACATGTAACTAATCATCATAATGATGGCAAACTAAGAGTCTCGACAAGTGCCGAAGACTTCCTTGAAACCAAGATGGTTGATCCTACCAGCTACACGATGGAAACTGCAGCCAGTGTTAGTGGCTCGAAAGATGGGTCAATTACTTCTGATTCAACCATTTGCAGTGTGTGCAAGGAAGCAGACTTTAAAGGTAGACTTGCAAAGGAAGCAACAGAAAGCGAGATCACATCAAAGAGTACACTAGATTCTGTGAATGTGGAACAAGGATTTGCTGCTGAAAATTTTCTCCAGTCAGATTCAGTTAATGTAACTACAGCAGCCACAAAAATCGAAGACACTCTTCCCAAACCCATGGACTCCTGTAAATCAATAATGTCTAGTCAAGACAGTACTGTCGGCAATGATAAAGATGACTTTGTCAACGAAGAAAGATCATCCCCAGTTTTGCAGCCGGTCAGGCTCGAGAAAGACACCGAATCTGATAGCAGCTTAAAGAAAAGTGAAAACCATGATGTATTTACTGAAGTCTCACATTTGGACTGCTTGTCATCTGCAAGTAACGATACACTTCCCGGCAAGGATGAAGGCGTTGCAACCACAGCTGCGCATAAAGAAGGCAGTAATGCCGCAGTAGTTGTTGATAAAGCGACAAATGGCATTTCTTTAAGCAGACCTACTTCAAAAGGTGGGGACGGAACAACAAAGAGTGTGTTGATTAATAGATCCCAGAACAGAGCTGATGCTCTGGAAGCTTTGCTTGAGTTATGTGCTCAGCTGCTTAAACAAGGGAAACTTGATGAACTGGCTGCTGTGTTAAGACCATTTGGAGAAGACACTGTCTCATCAAGAGAAACAGCAATATGGCTGACAAAGAGTCTTCTTTCATCACAGAAATTTAATTCAGAAACCTAATATGGGAGGTAGTTCTCATTAATTACCTTCTTTCATTTCAAAATAATTCTACGTTTGGACAAAGCAGTACATTAAG includes:
- the LOC130961249 gene encoding serine/threonine-protein kinase Nek6-like produces the protein MESDKMEDYEVIQQLGRGTLGATFLVLHKTQKQRCVLKKIRFSKQTDKSQLSSAPQEMNLIAKLSSPYIVECKDAWVKKGDYVYIISAYCEGGDMAQYIKKARGSFFPEERVCKWMTQLLLAVDYLHSNRVLHRDLKCSNILLTRDNNIQLGDFGLAKLLNKEDLPSPVIGTPNYMCPELLDNIPYGYKSDIWALGCCMFEIVAHQPALRAPDRAGLINKINRSSISPFPIVYTPTLKQLIKSMLRRNPEHRPTAAELLRHPHLLPYVLRCRNASPVFLPVHLINSSPKDKTKQSPKKSSGGRDHREKQEGFANHMEQVRLIEENAEVHVTNHHNDGKLRVSTSAEDFLETKMVDPTSYTMETAASVSGSKDGSITSDSTICSVCKEADFKGRLAKEATESEITSKSTLDSVNVEQGFAAENFLQSDSVNVTTAATKIEDTLPKPMDSCKSIMSSQDSTVGNDKDDFVNEERSSPVLQPVRLEKDTESDSSLKKSENHDVFTEVSHLDCLSSASNDTLPGKDEGVATTAAHKEGSNAAVVVDKATNGISLSRPTSKGGDGTTKSVLINRSQNRADALEALLELCAQLLKQGKLDELAAVLRPFGEDTVSSRETAIWLTKSLLSSQKFNSET